One genomic region from Cardiocondyla obscurior isolate alpha-2009 linkage group LG19, Cobs3.1, whole genome shotgun sequence encodes:
- the LOC139110029 gene encoding focadhesin has product MDEIDYKLRSQNPTLISHAISKLIEAIKKKLEKKEKNISEISEFKLLSSKCNSDNSIVSTSACQALVVLAETGIWDIKSALATFMAYLSSSRNYQAITVAVSRLLILDWKAHDKCNEYTLEIPTQHPFIAILIQKQLSWKSVVNQIKLIMHYHDKQIREQSVELLRPVFVHILCNPTMDLFESCKQDTWQLIIKSNNTTDLQIEILLWLCTNRADTCIDANYRVLELADVALLRRDKELCTSLVPFIASLTVQLLEYGHEPMQNFCTILNLFECCHNYIGNITLLLMAEIILICPAAYLRDALQICTVIVDTMPCHVILFNTLAASLLKWLAYPSLLCSDALVVAKELLIKIMSQKETDSGNGTISNKMLLIFSYSNRYIQFYMELIRSIYSLKDGTLSWMDNLSLVSIDLRYMCKLVLCGIFLHSNDPPVVQKACYILVQIAREINSFSSHMLSLILYKLTKTRDSSTLKYLLLSVPEFTMTKENLPIVIHTLDTLLNSGKPLKYFAIQLYLKALEKEPRCYRFISTALMDTMEKDRSWQSDVACARAIKHICEYRPEHGEELVPLLSQILNRCVDLNSGAASALALDSISALCKSTVIGIYSTWQVLAPKMRKEKRTVVLESLCDLFANIPSYLFRTSEDYDKFIDDVVTHLWGYTVCDDARVAKAAFKALKFYQVEHITLRALPPSFLSGIKIQLTPGKSNDENSQLMYSLQYIPGTCWIQMLKNINRSILSAGGDLLIFYIEEELNGFRSRIYTWPQGEPQNFKYLPERSVIRAIGEYLRRSDKIDQNNYAIAVECLRVFAHKYKKPLPNIKWDFLKETMQISEAAKEYSLSIVSRHCQISNSAKLLTESFLSMYTSISEAGRLLLEEKHIVFYSNLEELCQAIQPANLKQFLETSIHYAIDQILLNNQSNFKSSLNDKSVNLFNHIMSSYVTALKNNEIQIGNRTLLTTILEEISEKVDLTSKYFEKYFMAVMELLIKDVDRMTSPNTWWVVTPEKLKTAVAIRIQSAFKGNINAPFAWLNELVNTTESNPEMRRYLLQSIQKVHTDLRAEKSCDLEMQKDWILDFIRHIDALMIETPDNNNNIIFYCDILFVLVICLSGMECFLPEKELLFTSQDVRIRLFPQAISTLIDRQIWKSIARQIMKWLNYMRNSSLPDVYKLAFQSALILLRHEEDYNAEWKNYLSVKTLIEI; this is encoded by the exons ATGGACGaaattgattataaattaagatcACAGAATCCTACATTGATATCACAT GCAATATCCAAACTCATtgaagcaattaaaaagaaattggaaaagaaggaaaaaaatatttcagag atatcAGAATTTAAACTGCTCTCATCTAAATGTAATAGTGATAATTCTATAGTTAGCACATCTGCATGCCAGGCATTGGTTGTGCTTGCTGAAACTGGAATATGGGATATTAAATCTGCATTGGCAACATTTATGGCCTACTTATCTTCTTCAag GAATTATCAAGCAATCACTGTGGCAGTCAGTCGATTGTTAATATTAGACTGGAAGGCGCACGACAAATGCAATGAATATACTCTCGAAATTCCTACTCAGCATCCATTTATCGCGATTCTAATTCAGAAACAATTAAGCTGGAAATCTGTAGTGAATCAAATTAAGCTCATCATGCATTATCACGATAAACA AATTCGAGAGCAGAGTGTAGAGCTGCTGCGGCCAGTGTTCGTGCATATATTGTGTAATCCCACCATGGATTTGTTTGAGAGCTGCAAACAGGACACGTGGCAgcttataattaaatcgaataacACTACAGATTtacaaatagaaattttacTCTGGTTATGTACCAATCGTGCGGACACTTGCATCGACGCAAACTACCGAGTCCTCGAGCTTGCAGATGTGGCGTTATTGAGAAGAGATAAAGAACTTTGTACCTCGTTAGTGCCTTTCATTGCGTCTTTGACGGTACAGCTTTTGGAATATGGTCATGAACCAATGCAAAATTTTTGTACGATACTTAATCTCTTCGAATGCTGCCACAATTACATAGGAAATATTACGTTACTTCTGAtggcagaaataattttaatatgtccTGCGGCTTACTTACGTGATGCCCTTCAaatat GTACAGTTATCGTGGATACAATGCCGTGCCACGTTATATTATTCAACACGTTAGCCGCATCTTTGTTGAAGTGGCTGGCTTACCCGTCGTTATTGTGTTCCGATGCGCTCGTAGTAGCGAAAGAACTGTTAATCAAGATAATGTCGCAAAAGGAAACGGACAGTGGTAACGGTACTATTTCAAACAAGATGCTGCTCATATTCAGCTATAGCAACCGAtacattcaattttatatggaGCTCATCCGCAGTATATATTCTCTGAAAGATGGAACTCTTTCATGGATGGATAACTTATCACTTGTATCAATAGATTTAAGATACATGTGTAAATTAGTCTTGTGCGGTATTTTCCTGCACAGCAACGATCCCCCCGTTGTGCAAAAAGCCTGCTATATTCTTGTGCAAATTGCGAGGGAGATTAATTCCTTCTCATCACACATGCTGTCCCTAATActgtataaattaacaaagacTCGCGACAGCTCCAcgttaaaatatctattattatCTGTTCCGGAGTTTACCATGACCAAAGAAAATTTACCGATCGTCATCCATACATTAGATACGCTTCTAAATAGTGGTAAACcgctaaaatattttgcaatccAGCTTTATTTGAAAGCGTTGGAGAAAGAGCCACGCTGTTATCGTTTTATATCTACTGCTTTAATGGATACTATGGAAAAAGATCGTAGCTGGCAGTCGGACGTAGCCTGCGCTCGAGCGATAAAACATATTTGCGAGTATAGACCCGAGCACGGTGAGGAACTTGTCCCGTTGCTGTCGCAAATCTTGAATCGATGCGTTGACCTGAACAGTGGTGCAGCCAGTGCGCTCGCCCTTGACAGCATCTCGGCCCTGTGCAAATCTACAGTGATAG GCATTTACTCAACATGGCAGGTATTAGCGCCAAAGATGCGCAAGGAAAAACGCACAGTGGTCTTGGAAAGCTTATGCGATCTTTTTGCCAACATTCCCTCGTACTTATTTCGTACGAGTGAGGACTACGACAAATTTATCGACGACGTCGTGACACATTTGTGGGGCTACACGGTTTGCGATGACGCGAGAGTTGCGAAAGCGGCGTTCAAAGCACTCAAGTTTTATCAAGTGGAACATATTACTTTGAGAGCGTTGCCTCCAAGCTTTTTATCAGGCATTAAGATACAACTTACACCCGGGAAATCAAATGACGAAAATAGTCAATTAATGTACTCACTGCAATATATACCAGGCACTTGTTGGATCCAAATGTTAAAGAATATAAACAGAAGTATTTTATCGGCGGGCGGAGACCTTCTCATTTTCTACATTGAGGAAGAATTAAACGGTTTCAGATCGCGAATATATACCTGGCCGCAAGGAGAACCACAAAACTTTAAGTACCTGCCAGAGAGAAGTGTAATAAGAGCAATCGGAGAGTATTTGAGACGAAGCGATAAGATtgatcaaaataattatgcgaTCGCAGTGGAGTGTCTGCGTGTATTTGCTCATAAATATAAGAAGCCGTTACCAAATATAAAATGGGATTTTTTGAAGGAAACCATGCAGATATCAGAGGCTGCTAAAGAATACAGTTTGTCCATTGTTAGTCGCCATTGTCAAATCTCGAACTCGGCGAAATTACTGACGGAAAGTTTCTTATCTATGTATACATCCATATCAGAAGCTGGTCGATTATTGCTGGAAGAAAAGCACATAGTGTTTTACTCGAATTTGGAGGAACTGTGCCAAGCTATTCAACCGGCTAacttaaaacaatttcttgAAACTTCTATCCATTACGCCATTgatcaaattttgttgaaCAATCAGTCAAACTTTAAATCTTCATTAAACGACAAATCAGTTAATCTGTTCAATCACATTATGTCCTCTTATGTCACTGCTTTAAAAAACAACGAAATACAAATAGGAAATCGTACGCTGCTAACTACAATATTGGAAGAGATATCGGAAAAAGTAGACTTAACATCTAAAtatttcgagaaatattttatggcTGTGATGGAATTATTAATCAAGGATGTCGATAGGATGACATCACCTAACACTTGGTGGGTGGTAACGccggaaaaattgaaaactgcTGTCGCTATAAGAATTCAGTCAGCTTTCAAGGGAAATATCAACGCGCCATTTGCTTGGTTGAATGAACTTGTCAATACGACCGAATCTAATCCTGA AATGCGAAGGTATTTGTTACAAAGTATACAAAAAGTGCACACTGACTTAAGAGCGGAGAAATCCTGTGATCTAGAAATGCAAAAAGATTGgattttagattttataagACACATCGATGCGCTTATGATAGAGACGCcagataataataacaatattatcttttactgtgatattttattcgtcTTGGTTATCTGTTTGTCCGGTATGGAGTGTTTTCTACCGGAAAAAGAATTGCTATTTACTTCACAAGATGTTAGAATAAGACTGTTTCCACAGGCGATCTCTACACTTATTGATCGACAAATTTGGAAGTCCATAGCTCGTCAG attaTGAAATGGCTAAATTACATGAGGAACAGTTCTCTACCCGATGTATATAAACTTGCGTTTCAAagcgcattaattttattaaggcATGAAGAAGACTATAACGCggaatggaaaaattatttgtcagTCAAAACTcttatagaaatataa
- the LOC139110030 gene encoding uncharacterized protein, with translation MMRENTDSEVFFEEYTISDETMARLESLREALKDDIARANPLWKVIAEQDEEELSSKNKDSDSDDTDEPINDSEAQTTHNQTLPLQSTQFYFTQAEIIEEPKRSDIALPQKYDILECVCENLERNNGRLDFVQLESLADEDLVPLVSDLEKKLSLKGVYNLCQSMDDTTVEQRIRYLNIFCTYILLPKIIKLEEPSRLLSSTMVEYAKIFPGEVQQLILVPIFNNELKETSIITSIVNTFDQQRKAIILQEFLEHVKDLKLWHISLLQNFLSVRLDENVIDKIVALLSGKALHYSKDKNFGKLVLSFLKINTKLSEEQKNMMTEIAAINETLFKKAIENILRSAGVLTILLLFIFAKRQIMRFALRSRRGPHIPIGHDAKKSLKKEIERRIEVIPRIQYEPQLISDPRYILTPGGQAPPHYYRLKAMDDVKTLETEITRFDNCSKRHPSDNLRAYLLTTLATPLNGSGQRLIHQFCDLYEHARHDPTEFGDEEYQVYTRLFLKLMDAARLLKSYPSSRKSSPSRTPIKKSAETKRNILEPRMRPPEEQILTGARPNTLTVMTLDNSETSV, from the exons ATGATGCGGGAAAATACGGATTCGGAGGTTTTCTTCGAGGAATACACGATATCGGATGAAACGATGGCAAGACTCGAATCTCTGAGGGAAGCGTTGAAGGATGACATCGCCCGAGCTAATCCACTATGGAAGGTTATAGCTGAACAG GATGAAGAAGAATTGagttcaaaaaataaagatagcGACAGTGATGATACTGACGAGCCAATAAACGATAGCGAAGCTCAAACAACGCATAATCAAACATTGCCACTACAGTCTACTCAATTTTACTTTACACAGGCTGAGATAATAGAGGAGCCTAAGAGATCTGATATCGCACTGCCGCAAAAGTATGATATTTTAGAATGCGTCTGTGAGAATCTAGAACGAAATAATGGCAGATTAGACTTTGTTCAATTAGAAAGTCTAGCCGACGAAGATCTCGTACCGTTAGTAAGTGATTTGGAAAAGAAGCTGAGTCTCAAAGGTGTTTATAATCTGTGCCAGTCGATGGATGACACGACTGTAGAGCAGAGGATTAGGtatcttaatatattttgcacaTATATCTTGCTACCAAAG ATAATTAAATTGGAGGAACCATCTCGTTTGTTGTCATCTACTATGGTTGAATATGCTAAAATATTCCCTGGCGAGGTCCAGCAGTTGATACTTGtgccaatttttaataacgagtTGAAAGAAACATCAATCATCACTTCTATTGTGAATACGTTTGACCAGCAAAGGAAAGCAATTATCTTACA AGAGTTTCTCGAGCATGTCAAGGACTTGAAATTATGGCACATATCATtgcttcaaaattttttatccgtAAGACTGGATGAGAACGTGATCGATAAAATTGTCGCATTGTTATCGGGCAAAGCACTTCATTATTCCAAGGATAAAAACTTTGGGAAGCTCGTGCtgtcatttttaaaaattaatacaaaactGTCCGAAGAACAGAAAAATATGATGACCGAAATCGCAGCTATAAATGAAACGCTATTTAAAAAAGCCATagagaatattttaagaa GTGCGGGCGTTTTGACGATATTGCTGCTATTCATCTTCGCGAAACGGCAGATCATGAGGTTCGCTTTAAGATCACGCCGAGGTCCCCACATTCCTATAGGACACGATGCGAAAAAG tctttgaaaaaagaaatagagagGCGAATAGAAGTGATACCGAGGATCCAGTATGAACCGCAGTTGATCAGCGACCCTAGGTATATATTGACTCCAGGAGGACAGGCTCCACCGCACTATTATAGATTAAAGGCGATGGACGACGTTAAAACCTTAG AGACGGAGATCACGAGGTTCGACAATTGTTCAAAAAGACATCCCTCGGATAATCTGAGGGCATATTTGCTCACCACGCTCGCTACGCCGTTAAATGGAAGTGGCCAGCGTTTAATTCATCAATTCTGTGATTTGTACGAGCACGCGAGGCATGATCCTACCGAATTCGGTGACGAGGAGTATCAAGTCTACACTCGCTTGTTTCTAAAGTTGATGGATGC agcACGTTTATTGAAGTCATATCCGAGTAGTAGAAAGTCCAGCCCGAGTCGCACGCCAATAAAAAAGAGTGCAGagacaaagagaaatattCTGGAACCGAGAATGCGCCCGCCTGAGGAACAAATCTTAACTGGTGCAAGACCCAATACTTTAACGGTAATGACGTTAGACAATAGCGAGACGTCCGTGTAG
- the Imd gene encoding immune deficiency isoform X1: MITPARNAELPERSTFLGDKAHRALKRMPILSQLSRRFHMLTTDAKPDPPRTGSYMHNLSIPEDEEPAKAHNDVSQSTSMPVTPEKEQDDVTPSVQKQRSNDARPTTPTDFCTKSEDLGDARSTSESKEPKRPRTKTKPKYSKYSQGASIVNYNIINSNGVKIGSRTSYICNVNQYPANNAPQSESASKPKYRPMPENVENLSTCEEELGFDDMLVIKTHVGHGWRDIARRLSYSDGQIDQFEENYRHKGIDEVIYQLLLDWKQANTRDAQLGMLVRLLWSCQEYDCVERLASTRKNSS, from the exons ATGATCACGCCCGCGAGAAACGCCGAATTGCCGGAGCGCTCAACCTTCCTCGGTGATAAG GCACATCGAGCATTAAAGAGAATGCCGATCTTATCCCAGCTGTCGCGCCGATTTCACATGCTGACGACGGACGCGAAGCCAGACCCGCCGCGTACTGGCAGCTACATGCACAATCTTTCGATACCCGAGGACGAGGAACCGGCGAAGGCGCACAACGACGTTTCCCAATCGACGTCGATGCCTGTCACGCCGGAAAAGGAACAGGACGACGTGACGCCGTCGGTGCAAAAGCAAAGATCAAACGACGCGAGGCCGACGACACCCACCGACTTTTGCACGAAATCGGAAGATCTCGGCGACGCGAGGTCGACGAGCGAGTCGAAGGAACCTAAACGACCACGCACGAAGACGAAGCCGAAATACAGCAAATACT CACAAGGCGCGAGTATCGTAAATTACaacataattaattcgaatGGAGTGAAGATCGGGTCGCGCACGAGTTACATATGCAACGTAAATCAATACCCGGCGAATAATGCGCCGCAATCTGAATCGGCTTCGAAGCCCAAGTATCGGCCAATGCCCGAGAATGTGGAGAACTTGAGCACGTGCGAGGAGGAACTCGGGTTTGACGACATGCTCGTTATTAAGACACACGTTGGGCACGGATGGAGAGATATCGCGAGAAGACTATCGTACTCAGACGGGCAAATCGATCAATTCGAAGAGAATTACAGGCATAAGGGCATCGACGAG GTAATCTATCAACTGTTGCTCGATTGGAAGCAAGCCAATACAAGAGACGCTCAACTTGGCATGTTAGTTAGATTATTGTGGTCTTGTCAAGAGTACGACTGCGTCGAGCGATTAGCTTCGACTCGCAAAAATTCTTCTTAG
- the Imd gene encoding immune deficiency isoform X2, whose protein sequence is MPILSQLSRRFHMLTTDAKPDPPRTGSYMHNLSIPEDEEPAKAHNDVSQSTSMPVTPEKEQDDVTPSVQKQRSNDARPTTPTDFCTKSEDLGDARSTSESKEPKRPRTKTKPKYSKYSQGASIVNYNIINSNGVKIGSRTSYICNVNQYPANNAPQSESASKPKYRPMPENVENLSTCEEELGFDDMLVIKTHVGHGWRDIARRLSYSDGQIDQFEENYRHKGIDEVIYQLLLDWKQANTRDAQLGMLVRLLWSCQEYDCVERLASTRKNSS, encoded by the exons ATGCCGATCTTATCCCAGCTGTCGCGCCGATTTCACATGCTGACGACGGACGCGAAGCCAGACCCGCCGCGTACTGGCAGCTACATGCACAATCTTTCGATACCCGAGGACGAGGAACCGGCGAAGGCGCACAACGACGTTTCCCAATCGACGTCGATGCCTGTCACGCCGGAAAAGGAACAGGACGACGTGACGCCGTCGGTGCAAAAGCAAAGATCAAACGACGCGAGGCCGACGACACCCACCGACTTTTGCACGAAATCGGAAGATCTCGGCGACGCGAGGTCGACGAGCGAGTCGAAGGAACCTAAACGACCACGCACGAAGACGAAGCCGAAATACAGCAAATACT CACAAGGCGCGAGTATCGTAAATTACaacataattaattcgaatGGAGTGAAGATCGGGTCGCGCACGAGTTACATATGCAACGTAAATCAATACCCGGCGAATAATGCGCCGCAATCTGAATCGGCTTCGAAGCCCAAGTATCGGCCAATGCCCGAGAATGTGGAGAACTTGAGCACGTGCGAGGAGGAACTCGGGTTTGACGACATGCTCGTTATTAAGACACACGTTGGGCACGGATGGAGAGATATCGCGAGAAGACTATCGTACTCAGACGGGCAAATCGATCAATTCGAAGAGAATTACAGGCATAAGGGCATCGACGAG GTAATCTATCAACTGTTGCTCGATTGGAAGCAAGCCAATACAAGAGACGCTCAACTTGGCATGTTAGTTAGATTATTGTGGTCTTGTCAAGAGTACGACTGCGTCGAGCGATTAGCTTCGACTCGCAAAAATTCTTCTTAG